The Candidatus Nanosynbacter featherlites region GGCTGGTGACATTAAGTATGAAATCAAAGACATAAAAGAGGGCGACAGCGATATTTCTATATCCATCGTCGATGGCAAACGCCACGGTGATAAAACTATCAGGCTTCACCGCCAAACGAAAGCCGATTATGACAGACAAGAGCTAGAAAAAGCCCTCAAACGTGCTGAGGAATCGGTTGAAAAGGCCGAGCAGCAATCGAACGACGAGAATATCTCCCGCGCCAAGTCGGACGTAAATAAATTACCAGAGGATAAACGCGGTCAGCTCTCTGAACGTATTGCCAAGCTGGAAAAAGCCAAGCAAGAAGAAAAAGAGCGCGCCGAGAAAGCCAAGAGAGACGCTGAAGAAAAGAAAAAGCAAGAAGAGGCAGCGGCTGCCGCAGCTAAAGCTCGGCAGCAAGCGCGACCGCAGCCTGCACCTCGCCAAGTTGCCCCTGCTCCGCAACCAGCTCCAACAGCTTCTCCACGTCCACGCCCAGCAGCACCTACACCCGCTCCCCCGGCAGAATTATATTTTAGCAGTTGTAAAGAGGCGCGTGCTGCCGGCTATAGTCATATGCACCGGGGCGAACCGGGGTATTCGCCTCATCTTGATAGAGACGGTGACGGCATAGCTTGCGATAAACATAGATAAAAGTATCTGTTTAGGTAGCACTCTTCTTCCGTCTTCGCCGCCGCTTTTTTGGTGCGGTAGCTGAGTCGGATGTAGTGTTAGTGTTTGTGTTATTGCCGCGGATTTGGAGAACGACTTCATTATTGTTTGGAGCTGGTTGTGGTTGGGCTGGACGAGTGTTAGCAGTAGCAACAGGCTGCTGAGCTGGCTGTCTGGTGATTGGCTGAGCGGCAGGTCGAGGTGGCTGCTTCTGTGGCTGGGGTTGCGGCATGATGGCGGCATTGATTTCTTTTTCGACATCCTCCCTGCTCCGTGAGTACATGCGTCGTGAATGTTCAATGATGTGCAAGGTGTTATCAGCTTGGCTTGGCGGGAGCTCCAGGGTACGTGCGGAAAAGGCTGGGGTCTTCTCTCCCCCAATGACCATATTGATGACGAAGTTACGATTGTGCATCTGTAAGAGGTCGACTGCTTCGAAATTCGGCTCAAATTGTTTGGCGAGGATCGGTGCGTCGTCGGCAGACACGCGGAATGAAATCATGGTGCCGACGTTACCAAACACCGCGTCGCGCACGGTTTCATTCATCTGTGAGATGTACTGATTGGCGACGGTCAGGTTGAGGCCGTACTTGCGGGCTTCGGACAGGATGGTGGCAAATGAGTCGGTGGCAAAGTTCTGGAACTCGTCGACGTAAAGATAGAATGGGCGGCGGTCACGGATGTCGGGGATATCTGAGCGGCTCATGGCAGCCAGCTGAATTTTGGTGACTAGGAACGAGCCGAGGATGGCGGCGTTGTCTTCGCCGATCAGACCCTTGGATAGATTAACGATGAGGATTTTGCCTTCGTCCATGATTTGGCGGATGTTGAAGGTGGACTTGGGCTGGCCGATGATGTTACGGATGATTGGGTTGGCGGTAAAGGCACCGACCTTGTTAAGGACTGGTGCGACAGCCTCGGCGACGAATTTGTCGTTCCAGCTGGCGAATTCGACGTTCCAGAATTGCAAGACCACAGTGTCGCGGCAATAGCCCAGCGTTTCTTTGCGGAAGTTTTTATCAGTTAGCATACGGGTGATGTCCAGCATGGTTGTCTCTGGCCGGTCGAGCAGTGCCAGGATGGTGTAGCGCAAAATGTACTCCAGCCGCGGCCCCCATGAATCGCCAAACATGCGTTTCAGGACGCCGATGACCTCTGATGAGATGTTGGTTTTTTGGTTCGGGTTGGTGACTTCCAGCGGATTGAACCCGAGCGGATAGGCGGTGTCGGCCGGGTTGAAATAGACGACGTCGTTCAGCCGTGAGCCGGGGATGAATTTCATGTTGTTGATGGCGAAGTCGCCGTGCGGGTCGATGATGGCGTAGCCTTGATTGTGAAAGATGTCGCTGAGCGCGAATAATTCGAGCAACCCTGACTTACCTGCTCCTGTCTGGCCGATGATGTAGACGTGGCGCGAGCGGTCATAGCGCAGCATGCCGAACTGGTGGTTGATGCCGCGGAAATTGGTGACGCCAAAGGCGGAAATCTGGTCGTCGTTGGCGTCGCTACCGGTCAGGACGGGTAGCTTGGATGGCGGTTCGGCGGTTTTGGCGCTGGCCCAGACGATGTTCGGCGTCTCAACATTGGTGTGCGGCAAGTGGAAGACGGAGGCCAGCTCTTCAATGTTGAGGATGAAGCCTTCGCCAAAAAATGCACGGCGACGATACTTTTCCAAGAATTCTTTACCGTAAGCTGCTTTAATGGGTTTAAAGCCATTCAGGTTTGTTGAGTTGAATTGTTTGAAAGTTCCCACCAATGCTTGCATGCGCAACTTGGCGTTGGTTTGGTTTTCTCCAAGATATGCCAGGCGTATTTTTACCTCATAGCCCAACTTGGTGGCTTTCTTCTCAGCCTCGGCAATGCGGGTTTTATTGCGTTCAGAAATTTCTGGACCTTTGCCGCCAGCCAATCCTTCCTCTGGTGGTCTCCATAAGGCTGCGAACAAGCCGCCGAGCCAGCGCATGCTACCGCCAACGCTTGGTAAGATGCTGGCAGAACCTTCGCGTAAGCGGGAGATCCAATGGTCGGCTTCCACTTGCCATGAGTCTTCAATTGGTTTGGCTAACACCTGAATCCATAGCTCCTCACCGGTTGATTCTAGTTTTGCTAACGTCCCTGTGATGCCAGCCAGCGGGTCAACTTCAAAGGTTTGGAAGGTTTTGATTGGTAAAAATTCAGACGCCGTTAAAGTCATTTCTGTGGTGTAGGTTACCGAATGATCACGTTCGTGCTCGGTATAATCTTCACTGGCCTGGTGGATTTGCACGGTTGGATATTGGGCGTAGATCTGCCCCTCGACGAAGCTTTGCAGGGACCGCGGTGTCCAGACATAGAACCGAATTTGCCCATTGACCGAAGCCACTTCAAAGCTCAAATGTTCTTGCGCTCCCCTGCTCAGTTTGAGCTCGCGTTTATCGCGCAAGATGCCGTGCAGGCTGGCGAATAATTGCTCGGCGGCAAGTTCTTTCTTGTCGTTGGTTTTTGGAATTTCCAAAATAAGCAAAACGTTGTCGCTTGAGATGAATTCATTAAGCTGTTGATAATTGCGCCACGTCAAAAAAGACAACAAAATGACCAGCGGTAACCAAACATACCACTGCATCAATAACGCTATAGTCCAGGAAAATATTTCCATGCTATTAAATTATCCCATATTTGATGTAACAATACAATCAGGCTTGTTGCTGTTCAAACACGTAGGTAGCCTTGGCGACACGCTTGAACTGTGACTTTGACTGCAAGTTTAGTAAAATAGTCGTTTCTTTGACTTGACGTTTGTCCAAAACTCGTTTGATGATTTCGTCGCGGTGCAGTGGCTCGTCAGCTTCTTTGAGAATGTCAGTGATGATGTCGGCAACAGTACCGCGGCTGTAGCCCCATGAGTCCAGGGCATAGATACCGCGACCAATCAGCACGAAGCGGCTGTCTTTGATGAGTTCGTTGTGAATAGCCTGCGTGGTGACGTTTTTGCGCTTGAAATCACTGTCTTTGATGGCCTTAGCGATCTCTGAGAAATGCATTGGTTTGCCATTGTCGTCCAGGATGACAAAGATTTTGTCGCGAATATTCTTTGGGTTGACGGTTGGCCATTTGATGAGCCCCCAGTTCCCTTTCAGCTCAGCCAGCTTCTTGCTGATGGAGGCCAGCGCTGCGATGTTCTGCGGATGCTCATAGTCCATGGATTCGTGAATTGCTTCAGCGGTGATTGGCTGACCATGTTTTTTGATGAATTTAACAATTTCTTCAACTTGTTTTTTCACTGACTTTTCGTCACCGACGGATGAGATGACCGCAGACTGATAGAAATCGTCATTTTCATTGATAACGGTCAAGCCTGGCGCTAATTCTGCCAAGAAAGCGACAGCTGAGCGCTCCAGGAGTGTCGCATCACGACCCAAAATGTGCGATGTCAAGTTTTGCATGCGAGCACCACGGCCCATTTCTGACAGATGTGACACAACAAGCTTTTCGGCGGAATTAACAGATGGTAATTTGTCTTCTGCTACTGACGCACGTAGTTTAGTGAGGATGGCTTTCTCAAGTTGACGAACGCGCTCACGAGTAATGCCTAACATCTCACCGATCTGTTCCAATGTCTCTTTCCTGTCTTCCAGCCCAAAGCGACGTGAAATGATTTCACGCTCACGCTCCTGAGAAATGCTACCAAGAATATCCGCAACCGCTGTATTCAAACTCTCTGCCGCGTCAGCTATTTCTGGTTTGCTCATGGTATATTCCAAGTATCCTCTCTGCCACACCCTGCATATATTTTTATCATTTCTATGTGCTTGATTATACAACAATATGTAACTCAAGTCAAATATTTGTGCTGCTTTTACAAATTATAGCACGTTCTTTACGATTTTTGCAATGGGTTGTTTGATGTATATACAATAAGCGTTTTATATGGTATAGCACTAGTGATTGTGGCTATGCTTTGTAAAATATGAGGTATATTATATAGTTATCATTATGAATGAATTAGGAAAAACCTCAATTGAACGAACAGCTTCCCCAGAAGACCTGGAGGCCGTGAAGGACTTTATTATTGAATGTTTGGCGGATGGGCAGTCAATGACAGTGCGACAACTATCTCAGCAGTGGTGTGAAGCTCACGGATCTAAGTCTCTCATTAAAGCTGGTCTGTTTAATGAAAAAATTCGACAAGCACTAAGTGAAATTGAAGCCAAGGAGGACAGGTCTTTTGGATGTTTGAAAAAAACGGTTGTTCAAGACACTAATACGACCGTCACGTACTACCACCTTAGTGGTGCGGCTGAAGGATATCAACCGGCCGTGATGGAGCCTGTTGATCTAGCGGATAAGCTTAGGTCTAGGCTTCAGGAGGCTATCAATACAGTTACTAATGACTATAGTCCAATAGATCCAGGTTGGGCTGCGAATGCGCGTTGTGCTGGTATGGAGATTGATAAGGTTCATGATGGGATGTGTAAAGAATGCCCAGTACAGTCTGACTGTTTGAGGACGGCAATACGGGAAGGTTACAACCTCAGACATAGAGATACCAGAACTTCAGGCGTGAGGGGTGGTTATTCTCCTGCTGGGCAACAGGAGAAGGTAGAAGAAGTGCGCAAACTAATGCATGGGTCCAGCCAAAAAGCATAATTACCTCTACCTCCAACCATCATTACAATTGGCTAGCGATGCGGCTGAGGGTTTTATCTTTGCCAAACAATGCCAGCGTGTCGTTTAATTGTGGGCTGAAAGGCGCCCATGTCGTGACGATGCGAATGAGGCTGAACAGTACGCCAGGCTTTTGACCAGTGATTTCTAGTAGCTGGTTTAGTGTTTCTTGGATGGTTTCAGGGTTCCAGTCGGCCAACTCTGCCAGCTTGTCATGTACGGTCTTGAGGAGCTCGCGAATTTCACCCTCAGATAATTTTTTCAGCTGCTTATTACTGGTGATCAGTTCCCAGTTGACGTCTGGCTCTTCAAAGAAAAAGCGACTCATCATGGGTAGCTCAGCCAGTGTTTTGAGCCGATCTTGTACCAGAGCCAAGACTTGGTGTTTGTATGACGCATCAAACTGGGCAGCTGATTGTGGCCAATAGCTCTCTACTCGTTGATAGAGGTCGTCCAGGCTGATTTGGCGGATCCATTGTCCATTCATCCACAGCAAACGCTTCTCATCAAAACGTGCGCCCGAACGCTGCACTCGGTCGAGGCTGAATTTATCGATCAGCTCTTGCCTGCTGAAGATTTCCTGTTCGGTGCCATCATTCCAACCCATTGACGCCAAGAAATTCAGCATGGCCTCTGGTAGGATTCCATCAGTTCGGTAATCAGTCACGCTTTTGGCGCCGTCTCGTTTACCAAGCTTTTTCCTGCCGTCTGGAGCCATGATGTGCGGTAAGCAAACCAAGGTTGGTGGTGTGATTTCCAGGGCTTCGTATAGGCTCAAATATTTAGGGGTACTGGAGATATATTCCAACCCGCGGATGACGTGAGTGATGCCCATCTCAAAGTCGTCAATGATGTGCGCAAAATTGTAGGTTGGATAGCCGTCAGCTTTGATGAGGATGAAATCATCCAGGGCTTCAGGACCAGCTGATAGTTCGCCCATGACGGGGTCATTCCAAGTGTATCGTTTTGGTGATGTTACTTTAAATCTGAGCGGCTGAGTGCCATCCCACTCTGGGGGATTTTCTGGCCGATAATCACGATACAGGAAAGCTTTTTTCAACGCTCGCGCTTCTTCTCGAAATCCCTGCACTTCCTCGGGTGTGTATGGATCGGCATAGGCCAGCCCCTTCTCTACCAGTTTTTTCGCCCAAGTGTGGTAAATCTCCAGCCGTTCTGACTGATGGTATGGTCCGTGCGATCCACCTTTGCGCGGCCCTTCGTCCCAATCAATGCCCAGCCACTCCAGCGTGTCTAATATCAAATCTTCGGCGCCAGGCACAAATCGCGACCGATCAGTGTCCTCGATGCGTAAGATGAATGAACCTCCCTGTTGGCGTGTCAATAACCACGGAAATAAGGCAGCTCGAACATTTCCAACATGAATGTAGCCGGTTGGTGATGGCGCAAAACGAGTACGAATAGTCATGATGACATTATACTACATGCTGGTAGCTATTTTGCGAATCTGTTCGCTGGAGAGTGGAGCATGGCTGTTGATCTGGTACAAGATGCCGCCATTCACCCAAGCGACATTTTCTCCTGCTGCAAAAATAGTCAGGCCATCGACGATGGTTGTAGCTGGCGCACCTGATTTTCCTGCAATGTACTCTTTGACAGCGGCTGAGTCCCAGTTGCTCTTGCTTTGAGAAATTGTGTAGTTGGCGGTGCCGTCAGCGTATGCAAACTTCATGCTGACTTCTCCCTGCTTGAAGGAAATTGGGCCGTTGAGCGCATAGCCATTTGGTTTGTAACCAGGATAGGTGGCGTTGATACCAGACTGCAAGGCGGCGACACGAATGGAAATGTTTGGCATGCTGAGATAGGTGAAATATCCGCCGAGCAGCATGATGGCCAGTCCCGCAGACGCCAGGCTGGTCCAGCGCTTTAGTTTGCTTTGCTTGCGCTTGGCGCGGTGATGTTTGTCTGGTTTTGGCTCTTGAGCTTTGGCCAAAGCTTCAGTGATGGCCTCATTTTTGAGAATTGATGCTGGCTTTGGCTTGGTCTTTTGGATTGGTGTGACGGGCATTTTAGCGATTTGTCGCTGCTTGGCACGTTGCACAACTGGGTGCACTTCTGCTGGACGATCTATCTGGACGGACTTCTTTGGCGCTTCTGTCACTGGTTTGCGGGTCATCTCAGGAGAAAACTTTTTCACAGCAACGTGTTGCTGCACGGTCGCATTTGGGGTTCTAACTGGACGGGTAGCAAGGGATTTCTGAGGGGGTCGTTTGATGTGGCGTCGGCTGAGGGTGGCTGATTTTTGTACTGAGACACGGTGAATAGTTGCAGTAGCTGTACCGCGTGCGGTTGATGCCTTGACTACGCGTTTGGGCTGCGTTGGCGCTACGGTTGGTGATTTTTCGACTGAAATTGGTAGCGGTAGCCCTGTGACTGGGTCGTATGCCTTACCATTGACATTGATAAATTCTTGTTTCATTTCTTCCCCTTGTTACGATGTTCCCTCGCGAACTTCTATATATTATAGTACAAAGTGCCAGCGGTTTTTGCAAGGGCGAAAATGTGGTATAATTCGTTTTATGTACCACAACAATACCTCCGCAAAAGAAATCGTGCGTCGTACTTTGGTGTACACCATCATGACGCTGATGGTGATTGGTCTAATCGTCGTTCTTTTGTGGCACAACTTTGGCTATCAATTCAATTCAAAAGACCTGAAAATCGAGCAAAACAGCTTGGTGCAATATGATTCGTTTCCGCGTGGCGCGCAGGTGTCAATTGATGGCAACGCGTTTAATCTAACGCAGACTAAGGGCTTGATTGTACCTGGACAACATCAGTTCACCATGAAACTGAACGGCTATGAACCATGGCAAAAGACTTTGGACATCAAGGCGGGTACGGTGACGCATTTGGTATATGCTCGGATGATCCCTGAGAAGAAAGAAAGCACCAACCTAAAAGAATATCCAGTGCTGGAATCAGCTAAATTCGCGCCTGGTGGGCGGTTCATGGCTGGTGTGGGTGTGGTAAACGGAACGCCAAAACTGTTTTGGGGTGACGTTCGGTCGTACAACAATCCTAAATTTACGGAAACTGACATTAGCACGCAACATTTGGCGCAGTATGATTTAGCTACGACCAAGCATCAATTTGCCATCGCTGAGTGGGACTTTGCGGGCCGCTACGTGCTGCTCAAGCACATCTATACGCCAGAGGGTTCTGACAGCAAGATCCAGTGGCTGCGCTTTGACCGGGACAATCCAAAAGAGATGATTGATGTGACGAATATTGCCAGCGTGGATATTTTGGATGCACATTTCATCGGTACGAATGGTAATGAATTGTACGTCTTGCAAAATGGCGGTCATGTGCGCCAGATGAATGTGGCTGGCGCTTCCCTGTCGCGTCCAGTACTGTCCGGTGTTCAGTCATTTGTGCTGTATGGTAGCGAGACGATTGCCTACATTGGTACTGAAGCAAACGTCAAGGTGGCTGGCGTGTGGAAAAAAGGCTGGGAGCAGTCGCGAATCATGTATCGGGCTGCGTCAGCGCAGGCTGATGATACAGTCAAAATCAAGGCCTCAAAATATTTCAACAAGGATACCGTGGTTGTGACAGTCAATGACACGGCACAGATCTATCGCGGTGATCTGCGTCCACCAACCGAAGATTCAGAGGCGGTCAAGAAGTTTTTGAATTCGGTGAAAAAGGTGGCGTTTGGACGGACCATCAAAGACCTGACGCTGAACAGCGACGGGCGTATGGTGATTATCAAAGATGAAACCGGCTTCGTGAATTATGACATTGAGCGAGAAACCATTTCACCAGTTATCACGCTTGATACAGTGAGTGAACTTAAGTGGTTGGACGAGTTTTATGTCTGGCGACGTGACGCGAGTGGCAACTTGGTGATTCAGGAGTTTGACGGCACCAATGTGCACACACTAACCCCAGTGGCTACTGGTTACGATGCAGCGCTGTCCTCTGACGGTAAATATCTCTATTCGTTTGTCGGTGACGGTGACAAATTGATCCTCAGTCGTTTGAAGATGACGACAGAGTCATAAGTTTAAGACAAAGTTTTTTAGCTATCTAGCACCAAAGATGCGCTCCAAGACAGTTGGCGATGGATTGCCTGGTATTTGCCCTGTCGCGTTGTTTTCAGTGGCAGCGGAAGCAGTGTTTGGATCTGGACTGATTTGATCAGCGTAGACCAACAGACGCTTGTCGGCAGTGCCAACAGGAACGCAACTGACCAGTGTCAACATTGGTTTTTGGGTGCCAGTTTGGATTTTTGATACCTCGTTTGGCTTGACGACTTCTGAGCCAGTAATTTTATAGGTATATCTTTTGCCTTCATAGTTAAGGTATATGACGTCATCTTTGTGGAGCTTTTCATTTTGGGCGAAGATGAATTTATATCCTCCGGCGGCAAAGGCGTCATTGCTTGAGTGGCCGGCCAAGACGACATTTCCCGCCTGCCCTGGCAATGCGCTGGCTCCAGACACGGCAAAGTGTGCCACGCCGTTTTCCATGGCCTTGCGCTGCGACTGGACATCTGGTGCGGCGCCGTATACGACTGGTGCGTCAACATTGATCTTTGGGATGATGATTTTTGGTTCAGCACTGACTTTGGTGTCAATGCTTGGGTCGACGATGATATTCTGAGGTTCAATGTTGCCGGGGCTGGTATAGGCTGCGACGGTGCCCAAAATGACTCGGTTGTATTGCAAGACGACAAATGCCAACATGACCATGGTGCCAGCTAGAGCTGGGATGAAATGTCGAGAATTTCGCACTTTTTTGGCGGAGTCATTGACGGTGCTGCGGATCTTGGAGCGCAGATCGCGGATGGCCTGTTGCTGCGGTGACAAGGTATCTGCTGTTTTTGGAGTAGTAGCCTGTGGCTGCTGAACTGGAGACTGCTGGGCATTCAGGTGGTTAGCATAATACCGTTCGTAGTACATCTGATAATATTTTTGCCACGCACTGTGGTATTGCTGCCACTGGTCAGGTGTGGCTTGCGGGGTGCTGTTGGCTAGTTGAGTGGTCTGGCTGGTGGTTGCGGCGGTCGTGCCAGTAGGTGGCGCAGTGTTGAGGCGGTGGCCCTGCGGCTCGGTCTGTAAAAGTGGCTTGGCTACTGGCGTAGCGGTTTGTGGCTGAGGTTGCGGTTGTGGTTGCAGCGCTGGCTTTTGTGGGGTTGTGCTGGCTGGCGCGGGCGTGGTGTGGGGCGCAGCTTCAGATGAATTGCCAGTATAGATCGAGTTGATTTGCCCGCGGATGACATCAGCAGCAGCATTGCGCGCTGATGATTGGTCGCGTGCTGGCGGTTGGAATGGTCGTGGACTTCCGGGGTTCATACTTATGTTTAATGATACAGGAAAATCACCAAAAAAACAAAAATATGCCCTTGTCGAGAGCGACGATACCGTGATATAATAGCCAGTAGTTTTGGAGCGTTCTCTCGTGCCGCGGTGGCGGAATTGGTAGACGCGCTAGACTCAAAATCTGGTGAGCATTAGCTCGTGCCGGTTCAAGTCCGGCCCGCGGTACCAGAGGTCGCTCCAAGTAATCATCGCCCACTGACTGGGCGATATTTATATATGAGCAAAGAAAATAGCCCACCGAGAGGCTCCAGCCGAGACGTGAGGTCTCAAGGCGAGCTATTTTCGGTGGGCGCTAGCCCTCCCTGAGCTTGTCCTCCAGCTCGTGAATACGAGCGGAGTTCAACATACAAATGGCAATTGCTATTTGTGCAATTGCCATGGATGGATCCCTCCTAATCAGGAGAGCTCCAAGGGCGCTGATTATGAGCACAATAGCCAGCATCCGTAAGGACAGCGCCATAATACACCTCCTCTCAGGAGTGTATCGCTCGAAACTAAAGGGCGACTTCCGCCCTTTGACAAAGCTTCGAGCGAAAGCTACCTTGCATTATATCACTAAAAACATAAAATGTCAATGGTTAGCGTAAGCAATTACCCCGCGCAGACGGCGGTGCTGGCAGCAGCCAGTGGCGAACTGGGTGACCACACTAAATAACTGGCGATTTTTGCACCAACGACTCCACGCCATATGGCCATCGGCTCATGCCAGGCTTGGGTGACGACGGTGCCGCCGTGGGCGATGACCACGTGTTCGGCATGGAAGGTGCAGATGGTGACTGGATAGGTGATGGTGAATTTATGGAGTATGTCGACAAACTGTGCCAGTTGGATGCTGAACGTCAACATTTTTGGATAGTACACTGAACGAAATATTTTTTGCACTTGAGCAAAAGAAGCCACAAATACCACCTGTTGATTGTCCAAAATCTCCGCAAAACTGTTTTGTAGTAGATCGATGGCGTCGCGGGTGATGACGACTGGTTGCTGTGAGCGCTTGACTAGTTCTTCGTGGACGATTGCGGTTTGACTGTTTCTGCCAGCGTCGCCGATCAATAAGAGTACATCGGACCAGTCACGGAGCGATACGGCTTCCGTGAGTGCTGCTTGCGCTAGGCTGCCAGATGGATTGGTTGGCGCGAACAAAACATCAGTCATACTGGACGGTACGCTTTTTTTGAGAACATCAGGTAGTAATACGCGAACCTGACCAACGCCAGTTGTTTGAGCGGTTGCGTAGGCCTCAGCGACAGACGAAAAGCCCAGTTTGTTACCACCGATGATGGCTAAGCGCCCAGACTGGTCGAGCCGCTCGGGACGATTCCACTCGACATCAGGAAACAAAGGCTTGCCTGACTCCTGTCGCTGCCAATATGACGAATTCATGAGGTCTCACGAGCTTTCTTTAGCTGTGACATCACTTCTTCGAGTGTGAGCTTGTTGCGGTGCATAAAGCTCGCTAGGTCCTTGCCGACATAGCGGAAATGCCAGGATTCTGGTGCGACGCCAGTGATGGCTTGTTTGCCTTCTGGATAGCGTAAAATGAAGCCGTATTCGTGAGCATGGGCTGCCAGCCACTCGGCGGAAGCCTTGTCGAGGCGGCAGGCAGTAAATTTCTCCATACATGGTTCGGTGTATGATGAAAAGTCCACCGCCAGTCCCAGCTGGTGCTCGCTCTTGCCTGGTTCTGCCACGAATTCATCGGCGTACAATTGCCCGTTGGTGCGAGCTAGTTCTTTGCGAGTCTTTTCCTGGTCGGCGTAGGAGCGATAGGCGCTGGTGACCAATATGGGATGACCGGCTGCTTCTGCAGCTTTTGCAAATGGCTTGAGATTGTCTAGTGCTTGTGGGCGCAGACGCTTGTCTTCCACCCATTTACCAACCTTCACCTCCTCAAAGTTGGTCAGCTCTGGCTGGTAGTTTGGATCAAGGCCGTGTTGTTTCCAG contains the following coding sequences:
- a CDS encoding sortase translates to MNPGSPRPFQPPARDQSSARNAAADVIRGQINSIYTGNSSEAAPHTTPAPASTTPQKPALQPQPQPQPQTATPVAKPLLQTEPQGHRLNTAPPTGTTAATTSQTTQLANSTPQATPDQWQQYHSAWQKYYQMYYERYYANHLNAQQSPVQQPQATTPKTADTLSPQQQAIRDLRSKIRSTVNDSAKKVRNSRHFIPALAGTMVMLAFVVLQYNRVILGTVAAYTSPGNIEPQNIIVDPSIDTKVSAEPKIIIPKINVDAPVVYGAAPDVQSQRKAMENGVAHFAVSGASALPGQAGNVVLAGHSSNDAFAAGGYKFIFAQNEKLHKDDVIYLNYEGKRYTYKITGSEVVKPNEVSKIQTGTQKPMLTLVSCVPVGTADKRLLVYADQISPDPNTASAATENNATGQIPGNPSPTVLERIFGAR
- a CDS encoding sigma factor-like helix-turn-helix DNA-binding protein, with translation MSKPEIADAAESLNTAVADILGSISQEREREIISRRFGLEDRKETLEQIGEMLGITRERVRQLEKAILTKLRASVAEDKLPSVNSAEKLVVSHLSEMGRGARMQNLTSHILGRDATLLERSAVAFLAELAPGLTVINENDDFYQSAVISSVGDEKSVKKQVEEIVKFIKKHGQPITAEAIHESMDYEHPQNIAALASISKKLAELKGNWGLIKWPTVNPKNIRDKIFVILDDNGKPMHFSEIAKAIKDSDFKRKNVTTQAIHNELIKDSRFVLIGRGIYALDSWGYSRGTVADIITDILKEADEPLHRDEIIKRVLDKRQVKETTILLNLQSKSQFKRVAKATYVFEQQQA
- a CDS encoding PEGA domain-containing protein, with the protein product MYHNNTSAKEIVRRTLVYTIMTLMVIGLIVVLLWHNFGYQFNSKDLKIEQNSLVQYDSFPRGAQVSIDGNAFNLTQTKGLIVPGQHQFTMKLNGYEPWQKTLDIKAGTVTHLVYARMIPEKKESTNLKEYPVLESAKFAPGGRFMAGVGVVNGTPKLFWGDVRSYNNPKFTETDISTQHLAQYDLATTKHQFAIAEWDFAGRYVLLKHIYTPEGSDSKIQWLRFDRDNPKEMIDVTNIASVDILDAHFIGTNGNELYVLQNGGHVRQMNVAGASLSRPVLSGVQSFVLYGSETIAYIGTEANVKVAGVWKKGWEQSRIMYRAASAQADDTVKIKASKYFNKDTVVVTVNDTAQIYRGDLRPPTEDSEAVKKFLNSVKKVAFGRTIKDLTLNSDGRMVIIKDETGFVNYDIERETISPVITLDTVSELKWLDEFYVWRRDASGNLVIQEFDGTNVHTLTPVATGYDAALSSDGKYLYSFVGDGDKLILSRLKMTTES
- a CDS encoding type IV secretory system conjugative DNA transfer family protein encodes the protein MEIFSWTIALLMQWYVWLPLVILLSFLTWRNYQQLNEFISSDNVLLILEIPKTNDKKELAAEQLFASLHGILRDKRELKLSRGAQEHLSFEVASVNGQIRFYVWTPRSLQSFVEGQIYAQYPTVQIHQASEDYTEHERDHSVTYTTEMTLTASEFLPIKTFQTFEVDPLAGITGTLAKLESTGEELWIQVLAKPIEDSWQVEADHWISRLREGSASILPSVGGSMRWLGGLFAALWRPPEEGLAGGKGPEISERNKTRIAEAEKKATKLGYEVKIRLAYLGENQTNAKLRMQALVGTFKQFNSTNLNGFKPIKAAYGKEFLEKYRRRAFFGEGFILNIEELASVFHLPHTNVETPNIVWASAKTAEPPSKLPVLTGSDANDDQISAFGVTNFRGINHQFGMLRYDRSRHVYIIGQTGAGKSGLLELFALSDIFHNQGYAIIDPHGDFAINNMKFIPGSRLNDVVYFNPADTAYPLGFNPLEVTNPNQKTNISSEVIGVLKRMFGDSWGPRLEYILRYTILALLDRPETTMLDITRMLTDKNFRKETLGYCRDTVVLQFWNVEFASWNDKFVAEAVAPVLNKVGAFTANPIIRNIIGQPKSTFNIRQIMDEGKILIVNLSKGLIGEDNAAILGSFLVTKIQLAAMSRSDIPDIRDRRPFYLYVDEFQNFATDSFATILSEARKYGLNLTVANQYISQMNETVRDAVFGNVGTMISFRVSADDAPILAKQFEPNFEAVDLLQMHNRNFVINMVIGGEKTPAFSARTLELPPSQADNTLHIIEHSRRMYSRSREDVEKEINAAIMPQPQPQKQPPRPAAQPITRQPAQQPVATANTRPAQPQPAPNNNEVVLQIRGNNTNTNTTSDSATAPKKRRRRRKKSAT
- a CDS encoding excalibur calcium-binding domain-containing protein, whose product is MEQSRLEKDNIPIIISSVDENINLDYHTDKREVSARISGVSLLAKVKVANGKTSIHGHKNSAGDIKYEIKDIKEGDSDISISIVDGKRHGDKTIRLHRQTKADYDRQELEKALKRAEESVEKAEQQSNDENISRAKSDVNKLPEDKRGQLSERIAKLEKAKQEEKERAEKAKRDAEEKKKQEEAAAAAAKARQQARPQPAPRQVAPAPQPAPTASPRPRPAAPTPAPPAELYFSSCKEARAAGYSHMHRGEPGYSPHLDRDGDGIACDKHR
- the gltX gene encoding glutamate--tRNA ligase, coding for MTIRTRFAPSPTGYIHVGNVRAALFPWLLTRQQGGSFILRIEDTDRSRFVPGAEDLILDTLEWLGIDWDEGPRKGGSHGPYHQSERLEIYHTWAKKLVEKGLAYADPYTPEEVQGFREEARALKKAFLYRDYRPENPPEWDGTQPLRFKVTSPKRYTWNDPVMGELSAGPEALDDFILIKADGYPTYNFAHIIDDFEMGITHVIRGLEYISSTPKYLSLYEALEITPPTLVCLPHIMAPDGRKKLGKRDGAKSVTDYRTDGILPEAMLNFLASMGWNDGTEQEIFSRQELIDKFSLDRVQRSGARFDEKRLLWMNGQWIRQISLDDLYQRVESYWPQSAAQFDASYKHQVLALVQDRLKTLAELPMMSRFFFEEPDVNWELITSNKQLKKLSEGEIRELLKTVHDKLAELADWNPETIQETLNQLLEITGQKPGVLFSLIRIVTTWAPFSPQLNDTLALFGKDKTLSRIASQL